In Syntrophotaleaceae bacterium, the DNA window GGGGCAGCAAACGCTCGACGGGAACCCGGTTCGCGAGCAGAAAGGCCTCGCGGGGCTGCCTCCCCAGACCGCCTGCAACCCAGACATCGCACAATTCCCGCTCCCCTTCCCGGCCGAGATAGACCACCGCCAGATCCTGGCAAAGGTGCCGAGCCCCCTGGTAGCCGTTTTCCACGGAGATCTTGAATTTCTTCGGCAGCCCCTCGAAGCGGGGGTTCCCGGTGAAGTGCTCCTGCAGCCGCCGCGCGAGCATCTGGATGCGGGCAAAGCTCCCCGGTCCCTCGATCCCGCAGGTCACTCCGCGCACCGCCCCGCCGCAGGCACCGCGGGTGATCAGTCCGACGGACTCCAGCCGCCGAAAAACCTCCGGCAGCTGTTTTAAGCGAAGGCCGTGCAATTCGACATTCGCTCTCGAGGTCAGATGCAGCAGACCGCCGCCGAACCTGACAGCCAGAGCGCTTAGGCTTGTGGCCTGAATACAGGAAAGGATGCCGGCAGGAAGCTTGACCCGCAGCATCAGATCCCCGGCGGCATTCTGCTGATAGATGCCGTTGAGCTTGAGGGACTGGTAATCGAAGTTTTCGTTGTCGGACATTCTGATTCGATCCTTTGGATGTGCTGGTTGGCAATGTCGAATGAATTTACAACGGAAAGGGGGAAGGGGTCCAGAACTGAGATGGAACTGGGGGCGATTCCTGAATCGCCCCTTGAAAGCAAACACCCGATTTCGATTTCGATTTCGATTTCGATTTCGATGAAGAACCTTTATACATCCGGTCTCACCCAAGCAACCCCTCAGCAATTTTTTCCGCCGAACACCGGGGATCAAAATCCTTCCCTTCTCCCAACCGGAACTCGACCAACTCCCCGTCGGGGAAAAAGCCTGCCGCCGGCGGTGAGATCTCGCTAAGGGCAGCTGGGGCCGGAACCAGCACGATCAGTCCGGCGTCGGCGAGGGTCCTCGCCACCCCGGCCAAGCGCCGGATTTGCTCCTCGGCAACGGCGGGAACCTGGCCGGGGGCATCGCTGAAGCTCTGGTTCAGAAGCTCCTCTTCCAGCAAATAGGTGTGCCGGCCGAGGCTGTAAAGCTTCTTTTCCAGCAGACGGGCCACCGTCGTCTGCTCCCGGCCGCGTTCACCGGAAATCCACAGAACCTTCGGCTGCTGGCCCTTGAGCCCCGCCCGGGCTTTTTTGTCCACCCGGTTCTCCTGCCATGGGGTAAGACGGTTTTCGACCGCCGACCGGAATATCATGCCGGCCGCAACCGTTGCGTTGCTGAAACGGTCGATGAGGATGAAGCTGCCAGTGGCCCGATTTTTCAGGTAGCCGTCGAAAGAGACGCTTTTGCCAAGGGCGATCCGGCACAGCCCCACTTCATTCAGACCGAGAGTGGTGCCCTGTTCCTGCTCGAGAGTATTGACGTTGATCCGGTGGAGTACCTCCCGGATCTTCGCCGGAGAGCTGCCGGAGGCTGTCCTGAGCAGATAGCTGCCGCCGGCCGCCAGGGGCTGTTCGTTGAGCCAGACGAGATGAGCTTCCCAATGATCCCCGGGTTCAGGCCGATTTTCGGGAGCGGCCAGAAGATCGCCGCGGCTAATGTCGATTTCGTCCTCGAGAACCAGGGTGACAGCCTGCCCGGCCACGGCCTCCGGCAGGTCGCCGTCAAAAGTGACGATACGAGCCACCCGGCTCGACTTGCCGGAAGAGGAAACCACTACGGCATCTCCGGGATGGACCGTGCCGGAGGCGATGGTGCCGCTGAAGCCGCGGAAATCGGCGTTGGGCCGGTTGACCCACTGCACCGGCAGGCGAAATGGCCGGCTGGCTGCAGCATCCTCGATTCGCACCCTTTCCAGAAATTCCATCAACAACGGACCCTGGTACCAGGGCGTCCTGGGACTGGCCTGCAGCACATTGTCCCCTTCCAGGGCCGAGATGGGAATCGCGGCGATCTCCTCGAAACCGAGTCCCGAGGCGAAAATACGGTACTCGCGGAGGATGGCTTCGAAACGTTCTGCGCTGTAATCGACCAGATCCATCTTGTTGACGGCCAGCACCACGTGGCGGATGCCGACCAGCGACACCAGGTAACTGTGGCGGCGGGTCTGGGTCAGCACCCCCTTGCGGGCATCGATGAGGA includes these proteins:
- the cysN gene encoding sulfate adenylyltransferase subunit CysN; amino-acid sequence: MSHQSELIAEDIHAYLKSQEEKGLLRFITCGSVDDGKSTLIGRLLWDSKMVFEDQLAALTADSKRVGTQGGKIDYALLLDGLQAEREQGITIDVAYRYFSTDKRKFIVADTPGHEQYTRNMVTGASTAQVAVILIDARKGVLTQTRRHSYLVSLVGIRHVVLAVNKMDLVDYSAERFEAILREYRIFASGLGFEEIAAIPISALEGDNVLQASPRTPWYQGPLLMEFLERVRIEDAAASRPFRLPVQWVNRPNADFRGFSGTIASGTVHPGDAVVVSSSGKSSRVARIVTFDGDLPEAVAGQAVTLVLEDEIDISRGDLLAAPENRPEPGDHWEAHLVWLNEQPLAAGGSYLLRTASGSSPAKIREVLHRINVNTLEQEQGTTLGLNEVGLCRIALGKSVSFDGYLKNRATGSFILIDRFSNATVAAGMIFRSAVENRLTPWQENRVDKKARAGLKGQQPKVLWISGERGREQTTVARLLEKKLYSLGRHTYLLEEELLNQSFSDAPGQVPAVAEEQIRRLAGVARTLADAGLIVLVPAPAALSEISPPAAGFFPDGELVEFRLGEGKDFDPRCSAEKIAEGLLG